One window from the genome of Cryobacterium sp. GrIS_2_6 encodes:
- a CDS encoding 1-phosphofructokinase family hexose kinase, with product MDASSLVNVPPILTLTINPALDVSTSTAHVTGEHKLRCGSTRIDPGGGGVNVARVIRRLGGTALSLYAAGGPTGEAYRQLIAAEGLPTVLVPIKESTRQSFTVDETDTGKQFRFVLQGPELSEAEWTTCLDTLAASMPRGGYVIASGSLPPGVPDDFYARVARLARANGARCIVDASGPALSGALAEGVFLVKPSLRELEAHAGVKLETPASQAEAASALVASGAAEYVALTLGGEGALLASKTAVIRSEVPKVTVISTVGAGDSFLGAFVLRLAQGRTVEEAFRAGVAAGSATASTPATELCHREDVERLEAELAARA from the coding sequence ATGGACGCCTCGAGCCTCGTGAATGTACCACCGATTTTGACCCTCACCATCAATCCCGCCCTCGACGTCAGCACGTCGACGGCCCATGTGACCGGGGAGCACAAGCTCCGATGCGGGAGCACACGTATCGACCCGGGCGGCGGCGGCGTGAACGTGGCCAGGGTCATCCGTCGCCTTGGCGGCACGGCGTTGTCCCTGTATGCGGCAGGCGGGCCGACGGGAGAGGCCTATCGCCAGCTCATCGCAGCGGAAGGGCTCCCCACCGTTCTGGTGCCGATCAAGGAAAGCACGCGCCAGAGTTTCACCGTCGACGAGACCGATACCGGCAAGCAGTTCCGCTTCGTGCTCCAGGGACCCGAGCTGTCCGAGGCCGAGTGGACCACGTGCCTCGACACCCTCGCCGCGTCGATGCCCCGCGGCGGATATGTCATCGCGAGCGGCAGCCTGCCCCCGGGAGTCCCCGACGACTTCTACGCGCGGGTCGCCCGCCTGGCCAGAGCCAATGGGGCGCGGTGCATCGTGGATGCCTCCGGTCCGGCCCTCAGCGGCGCGCTTGCCGAAGGGGTCTTCCTGGTCAAGCCGAGCCTCCGCGAACTCGAGGCTCACGCCGGCGTGAAGCTCGAGACTCCGGCGAGCCAGGCGGAGGCCGCGTCGGCGCTCGTCGCCAGCGGCGCAGCAGAGTACGTGGCGCTCACCCTCGGCGGAGAGGGCGCCCTGCTTGCATCGAAGACCGCGGTCATCCGCTCTGAGGTTCCGAAGGTGACCGTGATCAGCACCGTCGGGGCCGGCGACAGCTTCCTGGGCGCCTTCGTGCTGCGCCTCGCCCAGGGCAGAACCGTCGAGGAGGCCTTCCGTGCGGGAGTCGCCGCCGGGAGCGCCACGGCCTCGACCCCCGCAACCGAACTGTGCCACCGGGAGGACGTCGAACGACTCGAGGCCGAGCTCGCCGCTCGGGCCTGA
- a CDS encoding SbcC/MukB-like Walker B domain-containing protein → MSDSPLFYIDGSTEGTTQWRAELFQMVNWGGFQGHHEITFAPSATLLSGASGTGKSSLLDAYLALMMPSDTPFNGASNDAGSGRARSLDQRNLMTYLRGKTDSNREAGTGEMQDQVLRGAHDATWGAVAMTFVDDNGRRFTVLRAYFVPRGATKFADITMKMATQDGLLDLRDLADVTEARFDKRALRTRFPELDVFDTYAAFAQTLYTRLGIGANGEGGKALRLLARIQAGQQVKTVDGLYKSMVLEEPATYAAADKAVDHFEDLERSYGAMLTEAQKAKVLERIPDLHREYETAAEKADLIDTFGVHRTGDTPFVLWQLLTEQGLLEGAADTNRIRRRDNQVELTLARNAETELKSRVAEVQHQQRDNGGDVLVSLQNEIGQLRDQRDDVAAERAKFDDRTAVLAPAIVSPAEFTLAQNDAERFLAGFSGAERDLEAERTTLQRNAFPVEEQLRTLGQEHDFLAGRENLIPEHLHYARMMIAEAAGIPADELPFVAELVDLAASEESWRQAAEVTLSSVVRVMLVDETRLRALSAAIEPIQIPVRIHFEGVALRAHRPRTGDPRFVSGKLVYQDSPFSGWVQDRVSAPSLDALCVAEPTDLAGDGPRVTPSGQTRNGKRGAHGWNKGQAPIIGFSNAGRLAEIEAERAELTGAAEALSRDAAEVGNRIAGLRSRRSAHQYVVDTTWLSIDVAGAEARIAEKEAESERVLAGSDILRALKAEEGRFSSELEDAQKLKHAADGTAERLAAEQARIVDRQDAVSGMLDRIERDQAATLSEEHFAHLTAQFALVGDQGDLAALEGGVRRLRERLTEQSAHDRENATSARDSLVRIFETFQGRWPDPNIGTSLESYTSYRDILDAVYTLGLHERRQEWKRRLSAWSGQDLVPLTAAFNTAIEEIEDRLRPINEILATLPFGAGRDRLKIALRRLHRDDATAFRKELKVLASGATEDFTDEETEARFTRLHNFMAQIRRPEPGTRTESQRDLLLDVRKHVEITAVRSTPDGVEVSTYSSLGGKSGGESQELVAFVVGAALRFQLGDESRTRPRFAPVFLDEGFVKSDSEFAGRAVAAWKGLGFQLIVGSPLDKVTALEPHMELVLSMTKNTSTGYSYITPLSSPNPVPVSSNHG, encoded by the coding sequence ATGAGCGATTCCCCACTCTTCTACATCGACGGATCCACAGAGGGCACGACGCAGTGGCGCGCCGAACTGTTCCAGATGGTCAACTGGGGAGGCTTCCAGGGCCACCACGAGATCACCTTCGCCCCCTCGGCGACCCTGCTCTCCGGGGCATCCGGAACCGGAAAGAGCAGCCTCCTCGACGCCTACCTCGCCCTGATGATGCCCTCGGACACACCGTTCAACGGTGCGTCCAACGACGCGGGTTCCGGCAGGGCACGGAGCCTCGACCAGCGCAACCTGATGACCTACCTCAGGGGCAAGACCGACTCCAACCGTGAGGCCGGCACAGGGGAGATGCAGGACCAGGTCCTCCGCGGCGCGCACGACGCGACCTGGGGTGCGGTCGCGATGACCTTCGTCGACGACAACGGCCGCCGGTTCACCGTGCTGCGCGCCTATTTCGTGCCGCGGGGCGCGACCAAATTCGCAGACATCACCATGAAGATGGCCACCCAGGACGGACTCCTCGACCTGCGTGACCTCGCCGACGTCACCGAGGCGCGCTTCGACAAGCGGGCGCTCCGGACCCGGTTCCCCGAACTGGATGTCTTCGACACCTACGCGGCATTTGCCCAGACCCTCTACACCCGGCTCGGAATCGGCGCCAACGGCGAGGGCGGCAAGGCGCTGCGGCTCCTCGCGCGGATCCAGGCCGGACAGCAGGTCAAGACGGTCGACGGGCTCTACAAGTCGATGGTCCTCGAGGAGCCGGCCACCTATGCGGCGGCCGACAAGGCCGTCGATCATTTCGAGGACCTCGAGAGGTCCTACGGGGCCATGCTGACCGAGGCCCAGAAGGCGAAGGTCCTCGAGCGAATTCCCGACCTGCACCGGGAGTACGAGACAGCAGCGGAGAAGGCCGACCTGATCGACACCTTCGGGGTCCATCGCACCGGCGACACCCCGTTCGTTCTCTGGCAGCTCCTCACCGAGCAGGGACTGCTCGAGGGTGCTGCCGACACCAATCGCATCCGCCGCAGGGACAACCAGGTCGAGCTCACCCTGGCCAGGAACGCCGAGACCGAGCTCAAGTCCCGCGTCGCCGAGGTCCAGCACCAGCAGCGTGACAACGGCGGCGACGTCCTCGTCAGCCTGCAGAACGAGATCGGCCAGCTCCGGGACCAGCGCGACGACGTCGCGGCCGAGCGTGCGAAGTTCGACGATCGCACCGCCGTCCTCGCCCCGGCGATCGTTTCGCCGGCCGAATTCACCCTCGCGCAGAACGACGCGGAACGCTTCCTCGCCGGGTTTTCCGGGGCCGAGCGTGACCTCGAGGCCGAGCGCACGACCCTGCAACGGAACGCCTTCCCCGTCGAGGAACAGCTCAGGACCCTGGGCCAGGAGCACGACTTCCTCGCGGGCCGCGAAAACCTGATTCCCGAGCACCTGCACTATGCCCGGATGATGATCGCGGAGGCTGCGGGGATCCCCGCGGACGAGTTGCCCTTCGTCGCCGAACTCGTCGACCTCGCCGCCAGCGAGGAATCCTGGCGCCAGGCCGCCGAAGTGACCCTCTCTTCCGTCGTGCGCGTCATGCTCGTCGACGAGACGCGGTTGCGCGCCCTCAGCGCGGCCATCGAACCGATTCAGATCCCGGTGCGCATCCACTTCGAGGGCGTCGCACTACGGGCGCACCGACCTCGTACCGGCGACCCCCGGTTCGTGTCCGGCAAGCTCGTCTATCAGGATTCACCCTTCAGCGGCTGGGTCCAGGACCGGGTCAGCGCACCGAGCCTCGACGCGCTCTGCGTCGCCGAGCCCACCGACCTGGCCGGCGACGGCCCGCGGGTCACCCCGAGCGGCCAGACCCGAAACGGCAAGCGCGGGGCACACGGCTGGAATAAGGGCCAGGCGCCGATCATCGGCTTCTCAAACGCCGGTCGCCTCGCCGAGATCGAGGCCGAACGCGCCGAACTGACCGGGGCGGCCGAGGCACTCTCCCGTGACGCCGCCGAAGTGGGGAATCGCATCGCCGGCCTCCGCAGCAGACGGAGCGCCCACCAGTACGTCGTGGACACCACCTGGCTGTCGATCGATGTGGCCGGCGCCGAGGCCAGGATCGCCGAAAAGGAAGCCGAATCGGAGCGCGTCCTCGCCGGCAGCGACATCCTCCGCGCCCTCAAGGCCGAGGAGGGACGCTTCTCCTCCGAACTTGAGGATGCCCAGAAGCTCAAGCACGCGGCCGATGGGACCGCCGAGCGTCTTGCCGCCGAACAGGCGCGGATCGTCGACCGTCAGGATGCCGTCTCCGGCATGCTCGATCGGATCGAACGTGACCAGGCGGCCACCCTCTCCGAAGAGCACTTCGCGCACCTGACCGCCCAGTTCGCCCTCGTCGGAGACCAGGGCGACCTCGCCGCACTCGAGGGCGGCGTCCGACGGCTGCGCGAGCGCCTCACCGAGCAATCCGCGCACGACAGGGAGAACGCCACGAGCGCCCGGGATTCGCTGGTCCGCATCTTCGAGACGTTCCAGGGCCGGTGGCCAGACCCGAACATCGGCACCTCGCTCGAGTCGTACACGAGCTATCGGGACATCCTCGATGCCGTCTACACGCTCGGCCTGCACGAGCGGCGCCAGGAATGGAAGCGACGGCTGTCGGCGTGGAGCGGACAGGACCTCGTGCCTCTCACCGCGGCGTTCAACACTGCCATCGAGGAGATCGAGGACCGGCTCCGGCCGATCAACGAGATCCTTGCAACCCTGCCGTTCGGGGCCGGCCGCGATCGACTGAAGATCGCACTGCGCCGCCTGCACCGCGACGACGCCACCGCGTTCCGCAAGGAGCTCAAGGTACTCGCGTCCGGCGCGACCGAGGACTTCACCGACGAGGAAACCGAGGCCCGGTTCACCCGGCTCCACAACTTCATGGCCCAGATTCGCCGGCCGGAACCAGGGACGCGCACGGAGTCGCAGCGGGACCTGCTCCTCGACGTGCGCAAGCACGTGGAGATCACCGCGGTGCGGTCAACGCCCGACGGCGTCGAGGTGAGCACATACTCCTCGCTCGGCGGCAAGAGCGGTGGAGAGTCCCAGGAACTCGTGGCGTTCGTCGTCGGGGCCGCGCTGCGCTTCCAGCTCGGCGACGAGAGCCGCACCCGCCCGCGGTTCGCACCGGTCTTCCTCGACGAGGGTTTCGTGAAGTCGGACTCCGAGTTCGCCGGCCGTGCTGTGGCCGCGTGGAAGGGACTCGGCTTCCAGCTCATCGTCGGCTCGCCGCTCGACAAGGTCACCGCGCTCGAACCGCACATGGAGCTCGTGCTCTCGATGACTAAGAACACCAGCACCGGCTACTCGTACATCACCCCGCTGTCGTCCCCGAATCCGGTCCCGGTAAGCTCGAACCATGGATGA
- a CDS encoding DUF4194 domain-containing protein, producing the protein MTDEWTGDQDDQDDQDGRDDLDRDDDGLDGDAGAGIDAAIDDEPASFSLFEGDEGGLTVEQRRTLVLLMKHRYVSAALQPAEWRTLLDSQRLLKSRLNDMFLDLHIDLHYQVAFKRQAVSEAGDRFPTLLHDVAYTREETILLVLLRQRFRSERANGQDIVLVDRDNLVENVAHFRPEFSMDRYGDARKASAAVDSLAKARVLLKTSDPDRFRISAVIEVLLPLERLAELHEWLVEQNAAGAPAAVVPAPGLPDQGALDPGDRDPELEAIS; encoded by the coding sequence ATGACTGACGAGTGGACAGGCGACCAGGACGACCAGGACGACCAGGACGGCCGCGACGACCTCGACCGCGACGACGACGGCCTGGACGGTGACGCCGGTGCCGGGATCGACGCCGCCATCGACGACGAGCCCGCGAGCTTCTCCCTCTTCGAGGGCGACGAGGGCGGCCTCACCGTGGAACAGCGCCGCACCCTCGTGCTCCTGATGAAGCATCGTTACGTGTCCGCCGCGCTTCAGCCCGCGGAATGGCGCACCCTGCTCGACTCGCAGCGGCTGCTCAAGTCGCGCCTCAACGACATGTTCCTCGACCTGCACATCGACCTGCACTATCAGGTCGCGTTCAAACGGCAGGCCGTCTCGGAGGCGGGCGACCGGTTCCCGACCCTTCTGCATGACGTCGCATACACGCGCGAGGAAACGATCCTGCTCGTGCTGCTGCGCCAGCGGTTCCGCAGTGAGCGCGCCAACGGCCAGGACATCGTGCTCGTCGACCGCGACAATCTCGTTGAGAACGTCGCGCACTTCCGCCCCGAGTTCTCGATGGACCGGTACGGCGACGCCCGCAAGGCGAGCGCCGCCGTCGACAGCCTCGCCAAGGCGCGGGTTCTGCTCAAGACGAGCGATCCTGACCGATTCCGCATCTCGGCCGTGATCGAAGTTCTGCTTCCGCTCGAACGGCTCGCCGAACTGCACGAATGGCTCGTCGAGCAGAACGCGGCGGGTGCGCCCGCCGCGGTCGTGCCCGCACCCGGCCTCCCCGACCAGGGTGCGCTTGATCCGGGCGACCGCGACCCCGAACTGGAGGCGATCTCATGA
- a CDS encoding DUF3375 domain-containing protein has translation MSEIAGELARVREAFDKPTLRLLDRKWAPFVLAVFKSAFSRDRRSVQADRLHSQVDAYLADLRSVGSEVPGKNGRALCVQWMNDLWLYRETGEVGEEQYSLTSHALEALLLVDSLSQDRALISESRLTTIVDSVRHRATQATPDREARIRRLDQEIAEKTAERGRLQGGGEIATATDEQMHEGYANLVDLIMQLPSDFKRVEESVAAMHRQIVSDFRGEERPIGEVLDEYLAKTDALMSATAEGRAFEGAFTLLRDDALLSDVKNDLEAILDHPFAARLTTAERRTFLGTVGLIRKGIDDVLTQRNGLTTTLREHIVNHDVVKDRELERLLREINKELAVWMETAGPRSTVTAELMPGILDVEHLRERFYDPLNHRPPPDLEDVSEYAPEPPSLDEMRRQGGPMLERMRDALVTFRGTGDAASVGAAFNGLEPALRRPVEILGMLQIATQVDALGRAHQVESFETVRPDGSRRTFSVPRIILNDDETAALAALNYGSDHD, from the coding sequence GTGAGCGAAATTGCGGGTGAACTGGCGCGCGTGCGCGAAGCCTTCGACAAACCCACCCTGCGTTTGCTCGATCGCAAGTGGGCGCCGTTTGTCCTCGCCGTCTTCAAATCGGCGTTCAGCCGTGACCGGCGGAGCGTCCAGGCCGACCGCCTGCACTCGCAGGTCGACGCCTACCTCGCCGACCTCCGGTCCGTCGGGAGCGAGGTGCCGGGCAAGAACGGCCGCGCCCTCTGCGTCCAGTGGATGAATGACCTCTGGCTCTACCGCGAGACCGGGGAGGTCGGTGAGGAGCAGTACTCCCTCACCTCGCACGCCCTCGAGGCACTCCTTCTCGTCGACAGCCTCTCCCAGGACCGCGCCTTGATCAGCGAGTCCCGCCTCACGACCATCGTCGACAGCGTGCGCCACCGCGCCACCCAGGCCACCCCCGACAGGGAAGCGCGGATCCGCCGCCTCGACCAGGAGATCGCCGAGAAGACCGCGGAGCGCGGCCGACTCCAGGGCGGCGGCGAGATCGCCACCGCGACCGACGAACAGATGCACGAAGGCTACGCGAACCTCGTCGACCTGATCATGCAGCTGCCGAGCGACTTCAAACGCGTCGAGGAATCCGTCGCGGCCATGCACCGCCAGATCGTGAGCGACTTCCGCGGCGAGGAACGCCCCATCGGCGAGGTCCTCGACGAATACCTCGCCAAGACCGATGCCCTGATGTCGGCGACCGCGGAAGGCCGCGCCTTCGAGGGTGCCTTCACGCTGCTGCGCGACGACGCACTCCTCTCCGATGTCAAGAACGACCTCGAGGCGATCCTCGACCATCCTTTCGCCGCCCGGCTGACCACCGCGGAGCGACGCACCTTCCTCGGCACCGTCGGGCTGATCCGCAAGGGCATCGACGACGTGCTGACCCAGCGGAACGGCCTCACGACCACTCTCCGCGAGCACATTGTGAACCACGACGTCGTCAAGGACCGCGAACTCGAGCGCCTCCTGCGGGAGATCAACAAGGAACTCGCGGTCTGGATGGAGACCGCAGGACCCCGGTCGACGGTCACGGCAGAACTCATGCCCGGCATTCTCGACGTCGAGCACCTCCGCGAACGGTTCTATGATCCGCTGAACCACAGGCCACCGCCGGACCTCGAGGACGTGTCCGAGTACGCCCCCGAACCGCCGAGCCTCGACGAGATGCGCAGGCAGGGCGGCCCGATGCTCGAACGGATGCGTGACGCCCTCGTGACGTTCCGCGGAACGGGAGACGCGGCATCCGTCGGTGCGGCCTTCAACGGCCTCGAACCGGCGTTGCGGCGCCCGGTCGAGATTCTCGGCATGCTGCAGATCGCGACCCAGGTCGACGCGCTCGGCCGCGCGCACCAGGTCGAGAGCTTCGAGACCGTGCGGCCCGACGGCAGCCGGCGCACCTTCTCGGTTCCCCGCATCATCCTGAACGACGACGAAACGGCGGCCCTGGCCGCCCTGAACTATGGATCCGATCATGACTGA
- a CDS encoding MFS transporter yields MNEGPRPWRQTLDSLSVANFRLFTASNAVAMTGTWMQRIAQDWLVLQLTGSVAAVGVTVTMQFAPMLAFGLFGGVIVDRYSKRMLLMLTQSAAALLSAVLAVLTLTNTVQVWQVWVIAFLVGLVTVIDNPTRQVFVNEIVGPRYLRNAITVNSTVFQLGALIGPAISGALIVAVGSGWSFGINAAACLLTVLALTRLDASALYRTPTAPRQKGQLIEGLRYVVSKPTILWPIVMLAFLSVFSLNMPVLLAAYADHVYKVGAGGYGLFNTLIAVGAVAGALASTRRANIRLRTVIVSGGVWALIQASSGLMPTEISFGAALIVTGVANQFFFTAGNPLVQMSSNVRVRGRVMSVWVLVLLGGQAIGGPLMGWIVESFGPDTGMLVSGLVPALAAVVIALILARRNELHLTVRLRRRGRPGEHWGGSNRSS; encoded by the coding sequence GTGAACGAAGGCCCCCGTCCGTGGCGCCAGACCCTCGACTCCCTGAGCGTTGCGAACTTCCGCCTGTTCACGGCGTCCAACGCGGTGGCCATGACTGGCACCTGGATGCAGCGCATCGCCCAGGACTGGCTCGTGCTGCAACTGACCGGCAGCGTCGCGGCCGTCGGGGTGACCGTCACGATGCAGTTCGCGCCGATGCTCGCCTTCGGCCTCTTCGGCGGCGTGATCGTCGACCGCTATTCGAAGCGGATGCTGCTCATGCTCACCCAGTCGGCGGCCGCCCTGCTCAGCGCGGTCCTCGCGGTGCTCACCCTCACCAACACCGTGCAGGTCTGGCAGGTCTGGGTGATCGCCTTCCTGGTAGGACTCGTCACCGTGATCGACAACCCCACCCGCCAGGTCTTCGTGAACGAGATCGTCGGTCCGCGCTACCTCCGCAACGCGATAACCGTGAACTCGACGGTCTTCCAGCTCGGCGCTCTGATCGGGCCGGCCATCAGCGGTGCCCTGATCGTCGCGGTCGGGTCCGGCTGGTCCTTCGGCATCAACGCCGCCGCGTGCCTGCTGACCGTCCTCGCCCTGACCCGCCTCGACGCCTCCGCGCTCTACCGCACCCCGACGGCTCCGCGGCAGAAGGGGCAGCTCATCGAGGGCCTGCGCTATGTCGTCTCGAAGCCGACCATCCTCTGGCCGATCGTGATGCTCGCCTTCCTCTCCGTCTTCTCCCTCAATATGCCCGTGCTCCTCGCCGCATACGCCGACCACGTCTACAAGGTGGGCGCAGGCGGCTACGGCCTGTTCAACACCCTGATCGCCGTCGGCGCGGTCGCAGGTGCGCTCGCCTCGACACGTCGGGCCAACATCCGCTTGCGGACGGTCATCGTCAGCGGCGGAGTCTGGGCCCTGATCCAGGCGAGTTCCGGCCTGATGCCCACCGAGATCAGCTTCGGGGCCGCCCTCATCGTCACGGGCGTCGCGAACCAGTTCTTCTTCACCGCGGGCAACCCACTCGTGCAGATGTCGTCCAATGTGCGGGTGCGCGGGCGGGTCATGTCGGTCTGGGTGCTCGTGCTGCTCGGCGGCCAGGCCATCGGAGGACCTCTGATGGGCTGGATCGTGGAGTCCTTCGGCCCGGACACCGGGATGCTCGTGTCCGGCCTCGTGCCCGCGCTCGCCGCGGTGGTCATCGCCCTGATCCTCGCGCGCCGAAACGAGCTGCACCTGACCGTGCGCCTCCGCAGGCGCGGGCGCCCCGGAGAGCACTGGGGCGGCTCGAACCGAAGCTCCTGA
- a CDS encoding LLM class flavin-dependent oxidoreductase yields the protein MTVALSILDLAPIAPGQTVRESFAGSVRLAQTAEKHGYTRVWYAEHHNMPTIASSATSVLVGHVAGQTSTIRLGSGGVMLPNHSPLTIAEQFGTLAELYPGRIDLGLGRAPGSDQTTARAMRRDPRASDQFPQDVMELQAYLRGESIVPGVQAIPGAGTNVPLYILGSSLFGAGLAAALGLPYAFASHFAPDSLYEAIALYRRDFTPSAQLAEPHVIVGVNVITADDRADAVRQFEETRRNRVRGMLTRGPASPEYTDQQVDAFLITAEGRQIANMMRYSAVGDPADVRVFLDDFVASTHADELIIAHASRNIEARLRSVELTAGAMNGVTV from the coding sequence ATGACTGTTGCCCTGTCCATTCTTGACCTCGCTCCGATCGCTCCCGGGCAGACTGTCCGGGAGAGCTTCGCGGGAAGCGTCCGCCTTGCGCAGACCGCCGAGAAGCATGGCTATACCCGTGTCTGGTACGCCGAACACCACAACATGCCGACGATCGCGTCCTCGGCCACGAGCGTCCTCGTCGGCCATGTCGCGGGCCAGACGTCGACCATCCGGCTCGGCTCCGGCGGCGTGATGCTGCCCAACCACTCTCCGCTCACCATCGCCGAACAGTTCGGCACTCTCGCCGAGCTCTACCCGGGACGGATCGACCTGGGCCTCGGCCGTGCCCCGGGCAGCGACCAGACCACCGCGCGGGCGATGCGTCGCGACCCCCGCGCCTCCGACCAGTTCCCCCAGGACGTGATGGAGCTCCAGGCCTACCTGCGCGGCGAATCGATCGTGCCGGGAGTGCAGGCCATCCCCGGTGCCGGCACGAACGTGCCGCTCTACATCCTCGGCTCCTCGCTCTTCGGAGCAGGCCTGGCCGCGGCGCTCGGCCTGCCGTATGCCTTCGCCTCCCACTTCGCGCCGGACTCCCTGTACGAGGCCATCGCCCTGTACCGGCGCGACTTCACGCCTTCGGCGCAGCTGGCCGAGCCGCACGTGATCGTGGGTGTGAACGTGATCACGGCAGACGACCGGGCGGATGCCGTCCGACAGTTCGAGGAGACCCGGCGGAACCGGGTGCGCGGCATGCTCACGCGCGGTCCGGCGTCGCCGGAATACACCGACCAGCAGGTCGACGCCTTCCTCATCACTGCGGAAGGGCGTCAGATCGCGAATATGATGCGCTACTCGGCCGTCGGCGATCCCGCAGACGTGCGGGTCTTCCTCGACGACTTCGTCGCCTCGACCCACGCCGACGAACTGATCATCGCGCACGCCTCGCGGAACATCGAGGCTCGGCTGCGCTCGGTCGAGCTGACCGCCGGAGCTATGAACGGCGTGACCGTCTGA
- a CDS encoding YitT family protein, which produces MPKSPLGVEPRTLNTDVAPRHSAVEDVLGILTGTLLASFGLFLLKASAAVTGGTAGLALLLSYAAPVPFGVFFFAINVPFFALALWKKGWNFTLRTVIAVALVSAFSSLHPYALGIEHLNPVYGVLFGNLVIGVGLIVLFRHKASLGGFNILALLLQERLGWRAGYVQMVFDVTVVLAAITVVAPLNVALSAAGAIVLNLVLALNHRPGRYLGT; this is translated from the coding sequence ATGCCGAAATCTCCCCTGGGCGTCGAGCCCAGAACACTCAACACGGATGTCGCGCCGCGCCATTCGGCCGTCGAGGACGTTCTCGGAATCCTCACCGGCACCCTCCTCGCGTCGTTCGGGCTGTTCCTGCTCAAAGCGAGCGCGGCGGTGACCGGAGGCACGGCGGGACTCGCGCTCCTGCTGAGCTACGCGGCACCCGTGCCGTTCGGTGTGTTCTTCTTCGCGATCAACGTGCCGTTCTTCGCCCTCGCTCTCTGGAAGAAGGGCTGGAACTTCACGCTGCGCACGGTCATCGCGGTCGCGCTCGTCTCCGCGTTCTCCTCCCTGCACCCCTATGCCCTCGGGATCGAGCACCTCAATCCGGTCTACGGCGTGTTGTTCGGCAACCTCGTGATCGGGGTCGGGCTGATCGTGTTGTTCCGCCACAAGGCCAGCCTGGGTGGGTTCAACATCCTCGCCCTGCTCCTGCAGGAGCGCCTCGGCTGGCGTGCCGGGTATGTGCAGATGGTGTTCGACGTGACCGTCGTCCTCGCCGCGATCACGGTCGTCGCACCGCTGAACGTCGCGCTCTCGGCGGCGGGCGCGATCGTGCTCAACCTCGTGCTCGCGCTCAACCACCGGCCAGGTCGCTACCTCGGTACCTGA
- a CDS encoding sugar O-acetyltransferase — MDLTERPTPDPDRSEFDKMVAGDWYRYRSGPELAEMTNSTQRTCRRITALYDEDREAAYALLTGMLGTAGENLDFRPPMYLDYGSRLHIGRDTFINGDFLTLGGGEITIGNNVLIGPSARLYTPIHALDADERRAGYERVLPIRIGNDVWLGGNVVVCPGVTIGDGSVIGAGSVVTKDVPAGVIAVGNPARVVRTIDEPEQATGEGE, encoded by the coding sequence GTGGACCTCACCGAACGACCGACCCCCGATCCCGACCGCTCCGAATTCGACAAGATGGTCGCGGGGGACTGGTATCGCTACCGGTCCGGCCCCGAGCTCGCCGAAATGACGAACAGCACTCAGCGCACCTGCCGGCGCATCACAGCCCTCTACGACGAGGACAGGGAGGCCGCATACGCGCTGCTGACGGGCATGCTCGGCACGGCAGGGGAGAACCTCGACTTCCGGCCGCCGATGTACCTCGACTACGGATCCCGCCTGCACATCGGCAGGGACACCTTCATCAACGGCGACTTCCTCACCCTGGGCGGCGGCGAGATCACGATCGGCAACAACGTTCTGATCGGGCCGAGCGCCCGCCTCTACACGCCGATCCACGCTCTCGACGCCGACGAGCGCCGCGCAGGCTACGAGCGCGTCCTGCCGATCCGCATCGGCAACGACGTCTGGCTCGGCGGCAACGTCGTCGTATGTCCCGGGGTCACGATCGGTGATGGCAGCGTGATCGGTGCAGGGTCCGTCGTGACCAAGGACGTGCCGGCCGGGGTCATCGCCGTCGGCAACCCGGCACGGGTCGTGCGCACGATCGACGAGCCGGAGCAGGCCACGGGCGAAGGCGAATAG